The Sphaeramia orbicularis chromosome 18, fSphaOr1.1, whole genome shotgun sequence genome contains a region encoding:
- the LOC115438645 gene encoding dickkopf-related protein 2-like translates to MELLTVALALLLLACSRAGAGARVRLNSVRTVILRDKHAPTVNRSTWEPSLDLTLYQCMSDLECREGSYCHAPSKGPAHSRCKTCRKRKRRCLRDGMCCPGNHCSKNVCVPDMDTFVSQQIPDSDGGMSPIARKKGWRRRDRMDIKTPSGKGQVGDPCLRSSDCSESLCCARHFWTRICKPVLQEGQVCTRHRRKGHHGLELFQRCPCGNGLSCQMLREPDGRPSALAPSSFSVSSSSTLLAAAAKSKFAQSSSSTRHSSPHSSLLFSSSSPSSTAAKTRLHVCQRS, encoded by the exons ACGGTGGCTCTCGCGCTTCTACTATTGGCGTGTTCCCGCGCCGGAGCAGGTGCGCGTGTCCGCCTGAACTCTGTCAGGACGGTGATTCTGAGAGACAAGCACGCGCCGACGGTCAACAGGAGCACGTGGGAGCCGAGCCTGGACCTGAcg CTTTATCAGTGCATGAGCGACCTGGAGTGCAGGGAGGGAAGCTACTGCCACGCCCCCTCCAAAGGCCCCGCCCACTCCCGTTGTAAGACATGCCGGAAGAGGAaaaggcgctgtctcagggatgGCATGTGTTGTCCGGGCAACCATTGCAGCAAGA atgtgtgtgtgcCTGACATGGACACTTTTGTGTCTCAGCAGATCCCGGACTCAGATGGAGGAATGAGTCCAATAGCAAGGAAGaaagggtggaggaggagggacaGGATGGACATCAAAACGCCCTCTGGAAAAG gtCAGGTGGGCGACCCCTGCCTTCGCTCCTCAGACTGTTCTGAAAGCCTGTGCTGTGCTCGTCACTTCTGGACTCGCATCTGTAAGCCGGTGTTGCAGGAGGGACAAGTTTGCACACGGCACCGACGGAAGGGACACCACGGCCTGGAGCTGTTCCAACGCTGCCCGTGTGGAAACGGACTGAGCTGCCAAATGCTACGAGAACCGGACGGCAGGCCTTCGGCGCTGGCACCTTCATCGTTCTCAGTGTCCTCATCTTCCACGCTGTTAGCTGCGGCGGCAAAGTCCAAGTTTGCACAGTCGTCTTCTTCAACCCGACACTCGTCTCCTCACTCATCGCTGCTGTTTTCTTCCTCGTCTCCATCGTCAACAGCGGCCAAGACGAGACTCCACGTCTGCCAGAGGAGCTGA